ATAGCCGCGCACGTCGTTTCGAATGAAGTCGATGGCCGGGGTGGTGGGATAGAAGCTGTCGGCGCTGGAGAGGGGGACCCAGGGGCCGAAGAAAGCCGCCGGGGGCACGAGCAAGAGGGGCATCCAGAGCGCGGCGGCGGTAGAAGCCCGTAGCCGGCGGCCAGCCAGCGCCGCCAGGGGCAGAAGGAGCACCAGCGGCGCACCGAGGAAGAAGAGCTCCGGCAGCGTGCGCACCGTCGCCGAGCGACCCAGGAGCCACCCCGTCACCGCCGCTAGAGCTACCGCCGTGATTCCGAGGAAGAGCAGCGTTGAGCGGGAGGTCATCCTTTCGTCGCTGCGCAGGTGATCCCAGCCGAGAGCCGCCGCTACCGCCACCGCCAGCGCCCACCACAGGGAGAGGCGTTTGAGCAGCGAGGTGCCCAGGAGCGGCAGCGTGTTCATCAGCTCCATCAGGCCCGGCGTGTGGACGCTCACCGCCAGCCCCAGGGTGCCCAGGGCAAGCCAGAGAATGGGGCTCGCCGCGCCGGTGCTGGTCTGGCTGCGCGAGCGGAGCGCTGTTCCGAGGGCCAGCGCGGCCAGAGCTAGAGCCGCCAACGAGGTCGCACCGCCGCCGAGCTCCGCCAGGTTCTCCGGCCCTCGCCACGTGCCCAGAGTGGTCGAGGAACCTTCGGCGAGCCCACCCAGGGAGAGACCGCCCAGCGATGGAGCCCCTAATGGATGGCCGAAGTAGAGCAGGTCCACCGCCGGTGCCAGCCGCTCTGCCGCATCGCCCCAGGGCAGCGAGCCCAGCGGGTCTGTCTCCTGGCGATGTTGCCACTCCGCCGAGACCAGCAGATTCTCCACGAAGGGCAGCAGCGCCGGCGCCGCCAGCAGGGCCGCCAGCAGGGCTGCTAGGGCTCCCTGCAGCGCGATCTTCGGCAGGAGCCGGCGCCCGGCGGATCGGGTGAAAGTGGTCGCCGCCACCAGCAGCAGACCGAGGAGGAGAATCTGGGCCAGCGTCTCGGGATGGCCGGCGAAGACCCCCAGGGCGCCGAGCACCCCCAGGACCGCGGCGCGGCGGGGCTCCGGCTTGCGGGCGAGGCGCAGCAGCGCCCAGAGGATCCACGGCGCCAGCGCCGCCACTGAGGCGTGGGGGTGGAGCCGCCAGAGTTGAAGAAAACCGCTGCCGACGTAGACGGCGGCTCCCAGCAGCGCCGCCATCTCCGATACCGCCAGCCAGCGCAGCAGGAGAAAGAGGCCCCAGGCTGCCAGCAGCAGCCGCGCCGCCTGCACGTACACCGTGGCGCGCACCGGGGGCAGCAGTCGCGCCACCACCTCCAGCGGGAAGAGGGGGGCGGATTGGCCGTTGGCCAGCAGTGCGCTGCCGGCATTGGCGGAGGGATTGAACAGCAGGTCCTGGCGCGCGGCGAAGCGCCAGGGTTCCATCTGGGAGAGGGGATCCGCCAGCAGCGGATTGGGCGTGCCGGAAGCTTCGAGGAGCGGGCCGGTGAGGTCCGGGTGGGTCCACGGTGGCACGCCGGCGAGGGACACCGTGGGGGCCAGTACCTTGCCCGGGAGCCAGCCGCTGGCGGTGAAGGCCAGAGGGAGCAGCGTCAGGACCAGCGCTGCCGCCCAGGACGGCCGCCGATGAAACAGGGCCACCAGCGCCGCCAGAACAGCGGAGGTCAGGAGGTAGAGAACGGCGAGGAGGAGGGTGGCCACGGCCGGGGTCTCAGCGTGGGGCGCGCCGGCAGCTGAGTGGGCGAAGGCTGGACATCGCCAGCGGCGGACTCATCTCCAGGTCGGCGGCTTCTTGGTTTCGAGGAAAGTGGTGATGCCGCGCCGGCAGTCGTCGGTGGCGCGGGAGAAGGCGTTGGCTTCCACCGCGGCGGCCAGGGCCTGGTCCAGATCCTTACCGAGGTTGTCGAGGAGCAAGGACTTGGTGTGGGCGATGCTCTGGGAGCTGGCCTTGGTGAGGATCTCCACCGCCAGCTCCCGGCCCGTCGTCTCCAGCTCGCCGTCCGGCACGCAGCGGTTAGCCAATCCCATGGCCAGCGCCTCCCGGGCACCCAGGGGCTCGGGATTGAGCAGCAGCTCGCGGATCTGGGAGCCGCGCAATCGCAGCGGCAGATAGGTGGCCACCAACGCCGGGACGAAGCCGATCTTGACCTCGCTGTACATGAAGTGGGCGTTCTCCGCCGCCACCACGAAGTCGCAGGCGGTGGCCAGGCCACAGCCGCCGGCGACGCACCAGCCCTGGACCAGCGCCACCGTCAAGGCTTCTTGCCGGAGCACCGATTCGAAGAGCGTCCGCAGGCCCCGGGAGTCCTCCAGATTCTGCTCCACGCCAGCGGTGAGCAGGCTCTCCAGATGGCCGAGGTCGGCGCCGGCGGAGAAATTCTTGCCCTTCGCCGCGAGCAGCAGAGCCCGCACCCCGTGCTCGCGCCAGGGGTGGGAGAAGACGGCGGAGAGCTCGCCGATCATCTTCGGAGAGAAGGCGTTGGCGCGCTTGGGATCGGCGAGGCGTACCCACAGGAGGTCGTCTTCTCGCTCCAATTCCAGGCGTTCTAGCTCTGAATGGGGAAAACCGCTAGTGTCGAGGGACGCTGCTGAACTCATACTCTTCTTGGTCGCCCTACTGGGCTCTTTCGTCTCGGCCGGCGGATCAGCCGAGAAGCTCTTCCGGCACGTCCACTTCCATTTGCAGCAGCCCCTGACCGTGGGTCTTGCCCTGGGCGTCGATCTGCAGGCTCTCGGTGCCGCCGCCGCCGAGGGAGTCGTGGAGCATGAAGTTGAGGGCCAGCAGATTGGGCACCTCGAAGCGCTCCACCTGGCCGCGGCAGACGTGGCGGAAATGCTCCTGGACGCGTTCGACGGTGACCTGGTCGAGGATCACCTGGAAGGCTTCCGGAGAGTTGGCGATGAGGCCCACATTGCTGGCGTCTCCTTTGTCACCGGAGCGGGCGTGGGCGATGCGGGACAGCGGTACTTTCACCGGAGTTTCCTCCAACGGGACTGTGAACGGGGCGCGGCCCCGAACAGGATCAAAAGAGCCGCCAGAGCCAGGCCGGCGGCGAAGACGAAAATGCCCGTGGGGCTGAGCACCAGGGGCTCGTAGAGACCTTGGGCGTAGGCGCGAAGCCCCAAGTCCCAGGCTTCCCGATGGCGCACCATCAGCAACCCAAACATGGTCCACACGACGGCCTGCTGGCCGAGGAGGGCGGCGTTGCGCAGGCGGGTGGGCCAGCCGCGGTCGACGCTACGGTAAAGCAGGCTGGTGAACAGCCCGCTGGCGACCACCGTCCAGAGGGCGAAGGCCGGCCGGTTGGCCAGGCCCGAAGCGCCGAAGCCGGCCAGCCCGATGGGCAGGACGCCGGCCAGGATGGCGCCGTAGAACTGCCGCCGGCTCAGGGTCTCCCCGGTCGGGGCCCCTGGGGTGAGGGGCTCTCCGGTCAGTACACCCTCGCTCGCAGGGGTCGGTCCGCTCAAGCCTCCTCCACCGAAACCTCGATGTGTTTCTCCACCTCTTCCCGAGCCAGCAGAGCGGGCCAGTAGGCGACGATCTTCTGCGGCTTGGGCCGGCCGGCGGCGAAGCCGGTGACGCCCGGCGGGCCGGCGGTGATGAGCGGTGCGATCTCCTTGCCGAAGCGCTCCACCCGCGCCGGATCCGGATCCCGTACGCCGAGGCGCAGGATCACTTCCGGCGGCTCCGTCGGGGCCTCGAAGACTCCCGGCAGGCAGGCGCCGAGGCCGAGGATCTCGGTGCTGCGTTCGGCTTCGTCGAAGACCACGCCGGCGCGTTCCAGCCGCTTCCACACCATGTCTGCCGCCAGCTCCGCTTTGTCGCGAGCTTCGGGGCCGCAGATGGTGATCTGGCCGGAGGCCTTGTAGCCCGCCAGATAGGAGGCGGAGACCTTGAGAAAGGGAGTGTTGGCGCTGCCGCGAATCCCGGAGGCGCGCACCCGATTCTCCCCGTCCTGGCTCAGCTGGATGCTGGAGAAGTCGGCGGTGACGTCCGGGGTGATGTACTCCCGGGGGT
This is a stretch of genomic DNA from Acidobacteriota bacterium. It encodes these proteins:
- a CDS encoding YfhO family protein — protein: MATLLLAVLYLLTSAVLAALVALFHRRPSWAAALVLTLLPLAFTASGWLPGKVLAPTVSLAGVPPWTHPDLTGPLLEASGTPNPLLADPLSQMEPWRFAARQDLLFNPSANAGSALLANGQSAPLFPLEVVARLLPPVRATVYVQAARLLLAAWGLFLLLRWLAVSEMAALLGAAVYVGSGFLQLWRLHPHASVAALAPWILWALLRLARKPEPRRAAVLGVLGALGVFAGHPETLAQILLLGLLLVAATTFTRSAGRRLLPKIALQGALAALLAALLAAPALLPFVENLLVSAEWQHRQETDPLGSLPWGDAAERLAPAVDLLYFGHPLGAPSLGGLSLGGLAEGSSTTLGTWRGPENLAELGGGATSLAALALAALALGTALRSRSQTSTGAASPILWLALGTLGLAVSVHTPGLMELMNTLPLLGTSLLKRLSLWWALAVAVAAALGWDHLRSDERMTSRSTLLFLGITAVALAAVTGWLLGRSATVRTLPELFFLGAPLVLLLPLAALAGRRLRASTAAALWMPLLLVPPAAFFGPWVPLSSADSFYPTTPAIDFIRNDVRGYRVAGLDSALVPQTASFYGLEDVRGYDPMTFAPYADFSTAFSTAERDSWNRVRTWSHPALDFLGVRYLFDHPSMYIFHHPGIRQVWEGEDALVYQNPRAFQRLFRPQEVEIFEPSETGEDLAAARRITDFARRATVYGPDLPEPGVYPNGNGEVTEVRVEGRRITARTMAQQPMLVASSQPAIPGWRVRVDGREVPAQRVNGAFLGILLLEPGEHRVELIYAPASWRWGLGAAVLGLLLLAALSLRQPCSPSPIAKRG
- a CDS encoding enoyl-CoA hydratase/isomerase family protein, which codes for MSSAASLDTSGFPHSELERLELEREDDLLWVRLADPKRANAFSPKMIGELSAVFSHPWREHGVRALLLAAKGKNFSAGADLGHLESLLTAGVEQNLEDSRGLRTLFESVLRQEALTVALVQGWCVAGGCGLATACDFVVAAENAHFMYSEVKIGFVPALVATYLPLRLRGSQIRELLLNPEPLGAREALAMGLANRCVPDGELETTGRELAVEILTKASSQSIAHTKSLLLDNLGKDLDQALAAAVEANAFSRATDDCRRGITTFLETKKPPTWR